One genomic segment of Nocardia spumae includes these proteins:
- a CDS encoding DUF2784 domain-containing protein, producing MLYRMLADATAGVHFLFIAYVVVGGFVAWRWRWTIWTHIAAVAWGFSTILVSVECPLTRLETWARERGGEAALPSGGFIDYYITGVLYPRSALDIVRVLVVATVAVSWIGFVRFGRRRRLGTAIPGSSPAPREPHPPR from the coding sequence GTGCTGTACCGGATGCTGGCGGATGCCACCGCGGGTGTGCATTTCCTCTTCATCGCCTACGTTGTCGTCGGCGGCTTCGTCGCATGGCGTTGGCGCTGGACCATCTGGACTCATATCGCGGCTGTGGCCTGGGGATTCAGCACGATACTCGTCAGTGTCGAATGTCCGCTGACCCGTCTCGAGACGTGGGCCCGTGAGCGCGGGGGCGAAGCCGCCCTGCCCTCCGGCGGATTCATCGACTACTACATCACCGGTGTGCTGTATCCGCGCAGCGCTCTGGATATCGTGCGCGTGCTGGTCGTCGCGACAGTCGCGGTGTCGTGGATCGGCTTCGTCCGGTTCGGCCGGCGACGGCGGCTCGGAACCGCTATCCCCGGCTCATCGCCCGCACCGCGCGAACCACATCCTCCCCGGTGA